A stretch of the Acidilobus sp. 7A genome encodes the following:
- a CDS encoding RNase P subunit p30 family protein, protein MTSPCFADLSVRPKGGTESLIKAASKLGIKVLGLEDTTTGSLNGSAEATIIKRVTIEADKGTDIEGALRKADRESIVVVVPFDYVAYRRAAKSSRVDMIRFMPDSEVKPDRETLNLMVQRGGGAVEIPLRPLLHSVSELRFLYDTLRRCYRVGLRAVIVSDAESAAELWHPLEVIGLLTTLGVPKDYAISTLTSSPGFVVSRRGLWNQRVTCKRA, encoded by the coding sequence GTGACGAGCCCCTGCTTTGCTGATCTTTCGGTCAGACCCAAGGGGGGGACCGAGAGCTTAATAAAGGCTGCGTCAAAGCTTGGCATCAAAGTGCTAGGACTTGAAGATACTACTACCGGGTCCCTGAACGGCTCAGCTGAGGCCACGATCATAAAGAGGGTCACCATAGAGGCCGATAAAGGCACTGACATTGAGGGAGCCCTGAGGAAGGCTGATAGGGAGTCCATAGTCGTGGTGGTGCCATTCGACTACGTCGCCTATAGGAGGGCTGCAAAGAGTAGCCGAGTTGACATGATAAGGTTTATGCCAGACAGTGAGGTTAAGCCTGACCGTGAGACCCTGAATCTCATGGTGCAGAGGGGTGGGGGTGCCGTTGAGATCCCACTAAGGCCGCTCCTACACAGTGTCAGCGAGCTGCGGTTCCTATACGACACGCTGAGGAGGTGTTACAGAGTCGGACTCAGGGCTGTGATAGTGAGCGATGCCGAGAGCGCCGCTGAGCTGTGGCACCCACTTGAAGTAATAGGGCTCCTCACGACGCTTGGGGTACCTAAGGACTACGCGATTTCAACCCTAACGAGTTCACCTGGCTTCGTCGTCTCCCGTAGAGGTCTCTGGAACCAGCGGGTTACCTGTAAGCGAGCGTGA
- a CDS encoding RNA-binding domain-containing protein, which translates to MQVRFIEARVYIHTTEVREKVLQALRNVIGESKIVEEELSGYFGNPIIVVSASKEKEEAQEAFNKIVSLLTEPDRKLLTSTLEERLSEEGSLYLRFDKQKAYNGKLVLSEEDDVIKVKVRFQHESRSALISEIREAVEGLRR; encoded by the coding sequence ATGCAAGTCAGGTTCATAGAGGCCAGGGTTTACATACACACAACCGAGGTCAGGGAGAAGGTGCTTCAGGCCCTACGTAATGTTATAGGTGAGTCAAAAATAGTTGAGGAGGAGCTCAGTGGATACTTCGGCAACCCAATCATAGTAGTCTCCGCCTCAAAGGAGAAGGAGGAGGCTCAAGAGGCCTTTAATAAGATAGTCTCCCTCCTCACCGAGCCTGATAGAAAGCTTCTAACGTCAACGTTGGAGGAGAGGCTAAGCGAGGAGGGGTCACTATACCTAAGATTTGACAAACAGAAGGCCTACAATGGTAAGCTGGTCCTATCAGAAGAGGATGACGTAATAAAGGTTAAGGTAAGGTTTCAGCACGAGAGCAGGAGTGCGCTTATCTCTGAGATAAGGGAGGCTGTAGAGGGCCTCAGAAGGTGA